From Lycium ferocissimum isolate CSIRO_LF1 chromosome 12, AGI_CSIRO_Lferr_CH_V1, whole genome shotgun sequence, one genomic window encodes:
- the LOC132040228 gene encoding protein RGF1 INDUCIBLE TRANSCRIPTION FACTOR 1 translates to MGIPKPAWLEALFREKFFAPCSIHESAKKNEKNICCLDCCISICPHCVMAHRFHRLIQIRRYVYHDVVRLEDLEKLIDCSNVQAYTINSAKVIFIKKRPQNRQFKGSGNYCTSCDRSLQEPFIHCSLGCKVDFVLKHYQDVFPFLRRCTTLQLSPDFFIPQDMADDETAHSTIVDSDGPWGSSMSGSSGSENNMMSVFPCTEFVRKKRSGLYVCGRTLNSYKNITDEDIATSMSRRKGIPHRSPLC, encoded by the exons ATG GGAATTCCGAAGCCAGCATGGTTGGAAGCTCTCTTCAGAGAGAAATTCTTTGCCCCGTGCTCAATTCACGAGAGTGCAAAGAAGAACGAGAAGAATATttgttgtttggattgttgCATAAGTATTTGCCCTCACTGTGTGATGGCTCATCGTTTCCACAGATTGATTCAAATTCGACGTTATGTCTACCATGATGTTGTTCGACTTGAAGACCTAGAGAAACTCATAGATTGCTCAAATGTTCAG GCCTACACAATAAACAGTGCTAAGGTGattttcatcaagaaaagacCTCAAAACAGGCAATTCAAAGGATCTGGAAACTATTGCACTTCTTGTGATAGAAGCCTTCAAGAACCTTTTATCCATTGCTCTCTAGGGTGCAAG GTGGATTTTGTACTAAAGCACTACCAAGACGTTTTTCCATTCCTAAGGAGATGCACAACTTTACAACTTAGTCCAGACTTCTTTATCCCTCAGGACATGGCTGACGATGAGACGGCCCACTCAACGATCGTGGACAGTGACGGGCCGTGGGGCTCATCGATGTCCGGCTCGTCGGGATCGGAGAATAACATGATGAGTGTTTTCCCATGCACTGAGTTTGTGAGGAAGAAGAGAAGTGGATTATACGTGTGTGGAAGAACACTCAATAGTTATAAGAACATAACGGATGAGGACATCGCTACTAGCATGAGTAGAAGAAAAGGCATTCCTCATAGGTCTCCTTTGTGTTAG